atttacaaaataaagtcaCTGAAATATAAAATAGCAGCTTCATGCAACCAATTCAAGTTGTGAGTCTCCTTTCTGGGTGATATTTAGTTTGCCTCGTCCTTGGAAGCCTCGTCAAAGTTCTCAACAAGGTCTGaaagaaataaatattataaacaagTTACCACTTTATGAAGTTGTTTACTATAGCTCTCCAAATTGGAAACCCACTGTTATGTAAAAACAGAATTCCTACTACAATAATGATCTTGAAAGTGTGAACAATAGAATTTATACTTTATCCTGGGTTCAATCATTACAGTAGTCATCCCTGATAGATTTAGTTTTATGAAAACAGGTTTGCCATGGGTCTGACAATTCATCACCAGGTACGGATACCGTTTGccatacagtaatctgtcacatatctGAATGTGTGGGTCCAGAGCAAGGGCGGAAAGGTTGGATGAATGAATTCTCTTTTCAATCATTATACACAGCACTAACAAGTActacattcacacaattattgttttgagattcagcttttattattaaatacaaaagttacatttGATACCCGATTCGTGTCTTATTTAAATAAGAGCTAAACACATTGGagagatgtattaaaatggatgtgcgtctgggcggatataggattcggttcaccgaatcctaagtattcgggccgaaactgaatcctggattcggtaCATCCCTACTTTTAACCCtgttttaatcttaaaaaaaaaaaaaaaaaaaaaaaaaaaaaacagcacgcGTGAAAAGagcaagcgctgaataaatggactgcaaagggttaatgcttgtaacagagtagctgtctgccacgtgggtgtgtgcattcgctgctgaatGAAAGGCAGgtgatcgagacggaggttgaagttgataggCCCCACAgatgaacaggatttatttacatatcaacacactgaacagctcatggtAGTGCACAGAGCACATaaaacagtgtatgaaaactttggtaggatctacaatctctgttcaataataaacgaacATTGCTCAAGaacttgatcatggtggataaacgctTAGGGCGGATTACTATATTCGTAAGACATGGTTTTAGGCCACATTTCAGATATACAGCAACAATGTGCATTGGGAAATGTATGCATTCAATTCATCAATATACTAACCTGGaacttcatcatcatcatcttcctcACCAGCGGCAAGTGGTGCTTTCCCGTCCACAGCTGAAATAACGAGACATAATGAAGTCCCTTATATTTTCACAAATTCTAAAACGTTGCTTGTCTGGTGCCATCACTACTAGCAAAGCTATTataacacaaagacaaacacgtTTGCCTTGACATCTCAACTGAAATGATGATCACAAACTGATCTAGGACAAAAGTAAACCTCCATAGGTGGTCTCTTACATTATACCAGTCAAATTCCCTCTGCCATTTTCAGCATTTTGGGTACTAAACAGGCCTAATGtttctttggaaaataaaaaaaacagacgtgTACCAAACTATTTCAACCAACTTACATTGTCTGGGCAGAGCCTCTGCCAGTCTCCTCAGGCTGGTCAGGCTGTCGGCTCCCAGCTGGTTAAGGATGCTGGGCAGCATCTCTGTCAGCTGTTTGGTCTCAGCATGACCTGTAATGGTGAAGGTGTTGGCTGCTAGAGACGCCTGCACTTTCGGGTTGTTAAAGTGGATGACTGTTCCCTGGTTTGTGAACATGTTCACCTAcaaatgatagaaaaaaaaaatactacaagtTAGGCACACAAGTATTTTTGGGTATGTGCATCTCTCAATCCCACTGCCCTGCTAACATGTCCTGATCTTAATATTGAGACTAGTAGCTACCCAGAGATA
The sequence above is a segment of the Polyodon spathula isolate WHYD16114869_AA chromosome 2, ASM1765450v1, whole genome shotgun sequence genome. Coding sequences within it:
- the LOC121305499 gene encoding transcription factor BTF3 produces the protein MKETIMNQEKLAKLQAQVRIGGKGTARRKKKVVHRTATADDKKLQFSLKKLGVNNISGIEEVNMFTNQGTVIHFNNPKVQASLAANTFTITGHAETKQLTEMLPSILNQLGADSLTSLRRLAEALPRQSVDGKAPLAAGEEDDDDEVPDLVENFDEASKDEAN